From Etheostoma spectabile isolate EspeVRDwgs_2016 chromosome 8, UIUC_Espe_1.0, whole genome shotgun sequence, a single genomic window includes:
- the LOC116693461 gene encoding peptide deformylase, mitochondrial-like gives MNAKPCVSLLQRSRMGFRLCASTAPRCSAGPRAMETPTCPPNISPQSPVPCSRSYSSSIKVRPYLQYMKRKVLPPPSPPYSHVCQVGDPVLRSHAAAVDPVSIADPEIQQVINTLVKVMRKLECVGLSAPQIGVPLRILALEYPEKMLKESLPASREARGLSVQPLRIFINPQLRVLDGRPVLFQEACESISGFSAAVSRYLSVEVSGLNEKGEAVSWQASGWPARILQHEMDHLDGVLYIDRMDSKTFININWQAHNE, from the exons ATGAACGCAAAaccctgtgtgtctctgctgcAGCGCTCCAGGATGGGGTTCAGACTTTGTGCGTCCACAGCGCCTCGCTGCAGTGCCGGGCCGAGAGCAATGGAGACTCCCACCTGTCCTCCAAACATCTCCCCCCAGTCCCCTGTACCCTGCAGCCGCTCTTACTCCAGCAGCATCAAGGTGCGCCCCTATCTTCAGTACATGAAACGCAAGGTCCTACCCCCTCCCAGTCCTCCATACAGTCATGTGTGCCAGGTAGGCGACCCAGTGCTGCGTTCGCATGCAGCCGCTGTTGACCCTGTGTCGATAGCGGACCCTGAGATCCAACAGGTCATCAACACTTTGGTGAAAGTGATGCGGAAACTTGAGTGTGTGGGACTGAGTGCGCCTCAGATTGGGGTGCCACTCCGCATCCTGGCCCTGGAATATCCCGAGAAGATGCTGAAAGAGAGTTTGCCTGCATCGAGGGAGGCCCGTGGTCTCTCCGTCCAGCCCCTGAGGATCTTTATCAACCCCCAGCTGAGGGTCCTGGATGGACGGCCCGTGCTCTTTCAGGAGGCCTGTGAGAGCATCTCAGGCTTCTCTGCTGCAGTTTCACGCTACCTGTCCGTGGAAGTGTCTG GTCTGAATGAGAAGGGCGAAGCGGTCTCGTGGCAGGCCAGTGGCTGGCCGGCTCGTATCCTCCAGCACGAGATGGACCACCTAGATGGGGTCCTCTACATCGACCGTATGGACAGCAAGACCTTCATCAACATCAACTGGCAGGCACACAATGAATAG
- the LOC116693383 gene encoding uncharacterized protein LOC116693383 produces MNGSSKRIRGLRPVAPPPPQSAVSLMEGSELQPEDGRLEDFPRTPLWILEHVWAHQIIDIQEVVDPSNWPDVDSQPLSLEDSWRLHVASARVYSTVKTRDMEHFERVISFLEATYTLLPRLVAPIKHMKIMFGLKTMVIMWMLRGGRGMVDTLFKISKFFPSKLPQYQDQCSQHEMFLMRKNHVDFKALAQALAMDKVKLEDYMKDQMEEQYGEHYAQKVEDRLLHYLHQLETVLPRETYIDKILKQENPATEEEKLLLEVISSDSTNIAATLKKLLHCDVASCHLGRISQSSANGTNGMRMSARYGSSSKALLQSAEAQAPPQLQPEVFWGGETADQLVSNNNPLFLEKDNVSDVSSHHQTEEGGEVVKEQDKEKEEISRRSNEGGQEASSSPHFCSKHQRWVKSILQECPAECSEELRLQDNGSSSPLLFQLSSSTTSSQELTPSDLLPCPPDQQHPPSQTSAQVSNQGKPEDEQMRGSARDASQTELLPQPSSSRDTPLPVLLSPVVRLVDIASVGKIYPTFKPHQAAPNHFAMSSHERPLALTSPHRYASRNNTIPRGTMRDFMFDQPDTVAPTNSLNTAYKVQTAPLSHDASTSTSCQPPTRRVCSKFSRKFQRACTTTRHSQALDGFSQNPLAEQHVATFRTSSPLRDFNVYEFPEGSASAAQSGTLSTVCTAKQTPLSTELSGQVVSQKSTSNSNCPTVSSESSRVLRAQLRLSLPSQAVLLQSKLLQPYVTLNRLSTPQCYRGTKRRSSTRNVDPVVQVDHDDNDEEEDADSSFDPNTLYSSHSSSSDIEDSLDCDPDYKPFFKKKRLILEYETARILNQL; encoded by the exons ATGAATGGGAGTTCAAAAAGAATCCGCGGGCTGAGACccgttgcccccccccccccccagtctgcaGTATCACTGATGGAGGGATCGGAGCTGCAGCCCGAGGACGGACGCCTGGAGGACTTCCCCAGGACCCCGCTGTGGATCCTAGAGCATGTCTGGGCCCACCAGATCATCGACATCCAGGAAG TTGTGGACCCTTCCAATTGGCCCGATGTGGACTCGCAGCCTCTGAGCCTTGAAGACTCATGGAGGCTGCATGTTGCCTCTGCCCGGGTATATTCCACCGTGAAGACCAGGGACATGGAGCACTTTGAGAGAGTGATAAGCTTTCTGGAAGCCACTTACACACTTCTGCCCAGACTGGTGGCTCCCATCAAACACATGAAGATCATGTTTGGCCTCAAGACCATG GTCATTATGTGGATGCTCAGGGGGGGCCGAGGAATGGTTGATACTCTGTTTAAAATCAGCAAGTTCTTCCCAAGTAAACTACCTCAATACCAAGATCAATGT AGCCAACATGAAATGTTCCTGATGAGGAAGAACCATGTGGACTTCAAGGCTCTGGCACAGGCACTTGCTATGGACAAGGTCAAACTTGAAGATTATATGAAG GATCAGATGGAGGAGCAGTATGGTGAACATTATGCCCAGAAAGTAGAGGACAGACTGCTGCACTACCTACACCAGCTGGAGACGGTGTTACCACGAGAGACCTACATAGATAAG ATACTGAAGCAAGAAAACCCTGCGACTGAGGAGGAGAAGCTGTTGTTAGAAGTCATTTCCTCAGACTCCACGAACATAGCAGCAACTCTAAAGAAGCTGCTGCACTGTG ATGTTGCTTCCTGTCACCTGGGCAGGATTTCTCAGTCCTCAGCCAATGGAACGAATGGAATGAGAATGTCTGCTCGGTATGGCAGCTCCTCCAAGGCTCTCCTCCAGTCAGCGGAAGCCCAGGCCCCCCCACAGTTACAGCCAGAGGTTTTCTGGGGAGGAGAGACAGCTGACCAACTTGTCTCCAACAACAACCCTCTTTTCTTGGAGAAGGACAATGTTTCAGATGTTAGCAGCCATCACCAAACAGAAGAGGGTGGTGAGGTAGTCAAGGAACAGGACAAGGAAAAGGAGGAAATCAGTCGAAGGAGCAATGAAGGTGGTCAGGAGgcttcctcctccccccactTCTGCTCTAAACACCAGCGGTGGGTGAAGAGCATCCTGCAGGAGTGTCCCGCCGAGTGCTCCGAAGAGCTGCGGCTTCAGGACAATGGTTCTTCCTCTCCCCTACTGTTTCAGTTGTCCTCGTCTACCACTTCATCACAAGAACTCACGCCCTCTGACCTCCTTCCATGCCCCCCTGACCAACAGCATCCACCTTCACAGACCTCAGCTCAGGTATCTAATCAAGGTAAACCTGAAGATGAGCAGATGCGTGGATCAGCAAGGGATGCATCTCAAACGGAACTTCTACCACAGCCCTCTTCATCCAGAGACACTCCGCTGCCCGTCCTGTTGTCGCCAGTAGTCCGGCTGGTGGACATTGCCTCTGTCGGAAAGATCTACCCTACCTTTAAACCCCATCAAGCAGCTCCAAATCACTTCGCAATGTCTAGTCACGAAAGGCCTCTGGCACTAACTTCTCCACACCGCTATGCCTCAAGGAACAATACCATACCTCGAGGAACGATGAGAGACTTCATGTTTGACCAACCAGACACTGTGGCCCCAACAAATTCCCTGAACACAGCGTACAAGGTGCAAACGGCTCCTTTATCTCACGATGCATCTACATCAACCAGCTGTCAACCACCAACTCGACGGGTTTGTTCCAAATTTTCAAGAAAGTTTCAACGGGCTTGTACTACCACCAGACATTCACAGGCTCTGGACGGATTTAGTCAGAACCCTTTAGCTGAGCAGCACGTAGCTACCTTTAGGACGAGTTCGCCCCTACGTGACTTCAATGTCTATGAGTTTCCAGAAGGTTCTGCCTCTGCTGCTCAATCAGGGACTCTATCGACAGTCTGTACTGCTAAACAAACCCCCTTATCAACTGAATTATCTGGCCAAGTTGTCTCTCAGAAATCTACCTCCAACTCCAATTGCCCGACTGTCAGCTCTGAGTCCAGCAGGGTCCTAAGAGCACAGCTGAGGCTATCCCTGCCAAGTCAGGCTGTGCTGCTGCAGTCCAAGCTGCTACAGCCCTATGTGACTCTCAACAGACTGAGCACGCCGCAGTGTTACAGAGGGACAAAACGAAGGTCCTCCACCAGAAATGTAGATCCTGTGGTACAAGTAGACCATGATGACAATGATGAGGAAGAAGATGCAGATTCCTCTTTTGATCCAAACACTCTTTACTCCAGTCATTCTTCTAGTAGTGACATTGAGGACTCGCTTGATTGTGACCCTGAttacaaacctttcttcaaaaagaaaagacttatcTTAGAGTATGAGACTGCAAGGATCCTGAATCAGTTATAA